The Candidatus Methylomirabilota bacterium genome includes the window AACGTCCGGCGGAAGCGCGCCTCGGTGGCGAGCCGCTCCAGGGGCGTGCCGGCGTCGGTGATGGCGACGAAGTGGGACCCCGGGCGCTCGACCGCACGCTCCACCTCGCCGCGGAAGAACCGGTAGAGCGCCTGCATCTCGGCGGTCGTCCCGGATTTCGACGCCACGATGAAGAGCGTATTGGCCAGCTTCAGCCGGGCCCGGACGTCACGGATGGCGCCGGGATCGGTGGTGTCGAGCACGGTGAGTGCCGGCGCCCGGCCGGCGGGAGCGAACGTCATGGCCAGGGTCTCGGCGGCCAAACTCGAGCCACCCATGCCGAGCAGCACGACGTCGGTGATGCCGTCGGCCCGCACGGCGCCGGCGAAGTTGACCAGATCGCCCACCTGCGCGCGCATGCTGGCGGCAACCGTGAGCCAGCCCAGGCGGTTGACGATGGCCGCCCGCACCGTGGCCACGTTGCTCCAGAGGCTCGCGTCCTCCTTCCAGATCCTGGTGCCGGCGCCCAGACGCTCGAGCGCCTCGAGCGCGGCGGCCACGGGGGGAAGCGCGTCGATGCTCGGAGCGGGCCGCGCGTTCATGGTGTCGCCCTCCTCGAGAGCACGGATCTTGGCCAGACGCCGCACGTGACGCTCGGCGCCGGAGAAGCGGGCACCGACGAAGGCCCGGGTGAGCGCGATCGCCATCTCGACGGTGACCACCTTCGCCCCCAGGCACAGGACGTTGGCGTCGTCGTCCTCGCGCGACTGCCGGGCGGTGAAGAGATCGTGGCAGAGCGCCGCGCGCACGCCGCGGATCTTGTTGGCGGCGATCGACACGCCGGCTCCGCTCCCGCAGATCAGGATGCCGGCGTCGGCCGCGCCGTCGCGCACGGTGACGCCGACGATGCGCGCGTAGTCGGGGTAGTCGACGGCATCGGGCGTGGACGAGCCGACATCGACGACGTGATGGCCGTCGGTGGTCAGCGCCCGGCCCACCTCGGCCTTGTAGGCGACCCCGTGATGGTCGCCGCCGATGACGAGGCGCACGTCAGGGGCCGAGGAACGCCGCCGCGGCGCGGTCGAGCATCCACACGAGACGCCCGTTCATCGGGCTCACCAGTCCGGCCGGCAACAGCGCATGGTCCTTCACGACCGTGCGAACGACCTTCGCCTTCTCGGCGCCGGCGACGAGGAAGATCACGTTGGCGGCGTTGGTCAGCACCGGATAGGTGAGCGTGAGGCGCTCGGGGATTGCGGCCGCCGCGGCATGCACGGCGACGACGGGGCGAAACACTTCCTTGAGCGCGGGCGACCCGGGAAAGAGCGAGCCGGTGTGACCGTCGATACCGAGGCCAAGGAGGATCAGGTCGAAGCGGGGCAGCTCACCGCGGCGGAGGCCGAACACCTCGCCGAGGGCGCGAGCGTAGGCGACGGCGGCCGCATCGCTGTCGGCGACCTCACCGCGGATCATCGGGAAGACCTGGTGCGGGGGAATCGGGACCTTGCCGAGCAGCGTCTCCTGGGCCATCCGG containing:
- the pgl gene encoding 6-phosphogluconolactonase, yielding MSDGALVKVFDDTAALATAAAQTIASIAGDAVAAGGRFTIALSGGATPRETYMRLAQSPHGEAVPWSRTFVFFGDERCVPPDHPESNYRMAQETLLGKVPIPPHQVFPMIRGEVADSDAAAVAYARALGEVFGLRRGELPRFDLILLGLGIDGHTGSLFPGSPALKEVFRPVVAVHAAAAAIPERLTLTYPVLTNAANVIFLVAGAEKAKVVRTVVKDHALLPAGLVSPMNGRLVWMLDRAAAAFLGP